A stretch of Blautia liquoris DNA encodes these proteins:
- the jag gene encoding RNA-binding cell elongation regulator Jag/EloR has product MDFVEVSAKTVDDAITKACIELKVSSDNLEIQVVSEGSSGFLGFGAKPAVIKARKKEDPILDLEDIKSVFEEKKEENKKNIKHEEINLDKREVKSSEEKKLESPGVQTTQRIKIPKTEEDIVVMKASAQKFLDSVFHSMDMDVDIEMSYDDMHECLNIDFSGDNMGILIGKRGQTLDSLQYLTGLVVNKDQETYVRVKLDTENYRKRRKETLENLARNIGYKVRKTKKAVSLEPMNPYERRIIHSALQGNKWVETYSEGKEPYRHVVIALKK; this is encoded by the coding sequence ATCTGCAAAAACCGTTGATGATGCAATCACGAAAGCGTGTATTGAGCTTAAAGTGTCAAGCGATAATCTGGAAATTCAAGTGGTTAGTGAGGGTAGTTCGGGATTTCTTGGATTTGGGGCAAAACCGGCAGTAATAAAGGCCAGAAAAAAGGAAGATCCAATTTTAGATCTGGAAGACATAAAGTCAGTTTTCGAAGAAAAAAAAGAAGAAAATAAAAAAAATATAAAACATGAAGAGATAAACCTTGATAAGAGAGAAGTCAAATCTTCTGAAGAAAAAAAATTAGAATCTCCGGGGGTACAGACCACCCAGAGAATCAAGATTCCAAAGACGGAAGAAGATATTGTGGTTATGAAAGCTTCTGCACAAAAGTTTCTGGATAGTGTTTTTCATTCCATGGATATGGATGTCGATATTGAGATGAGCTATGATGATATGCATGAATGCCTGAATATTGATTTTTCAGGAGATAATATGGGTATTCTCATTGGAAAAAGAGGTCAGACGCTTGATTCCCTTCAGTATCTTACAGGTCTGGTTGTTAATAAGGATCAGGAAACTTACGTAAGAGTAAAGTTGGATACTGAAAACTACAGAAAGCGTAGAAAAGAAACCCTTGAGAATCTTGCCAGAAATATTGGATATAAGGTCAGAAAGACTAAGAAGGCAGTTTCACTGGAACCTATGAATCCCTATGAAAGAAGAATCATTCATTCGGCATTACAGGGAAATAAGTGGGTAGAGACCTATAGTGAAGGAAAAGAACCTTACCGGCATGTGGTCATTGCTTTAAAGAAATAA
- the mnmE gene encoding tRNA uridine-5-carboxymethylaminomethyl(34) synthesis GTPase MnmE, with product MRLDEDTIAAISTAMSPSGIGIVRISGSDAVSIAEQIYHSPNRNKKLSGQLSHTIHYGWIKDGDDFVDEVLLMLMRGPHTYTGEDTVEINCHGGILSVKKVLETVINHGARPAEPGEFTKRAFLRGRIDLSQAEAVMDVISAKNDYALKNSLGQLKGSVLEKIKDIRGAILYEDAYIESALDDPEHINIDGYGCKLKNIVDEQIKKIDKLLSTAGEGKMIQEGIKTVIVGKPNVGKSSLLNLLAGEEKAIVTDVAGTTRDILEETINLQGISLKMLDTAGIREASDKVEQIGVERAKKHAKDADLILYVIDANVVLDDNDRDIMELICDKKSIVLLNKSDLDCVVEKEDIESILKVPILSVSAKKGLGIEELENTIKDLFFNGEISFNDEVYITNERHKKSLQDARKSLELVEESIRLNMPEDFFTIDLVNACESLGEITGESVGEDLVNEIFSKFCTGK from the coding sequence ATGAGATTAGATGAAGATACTATTGCTGCGATATCTACAGCTATGTCACCCTCAGGTATTGGAATTGTACGCATAAGTGGAAGTGATGCTGTGAGTATTGCCGAGCAAATTTATCATTCACCAAATAGAAATAAAAAACTGTCCGGCCAGCTATCGCATACGATTCATTATGGATGGATTAAAGACGGCGATGACTTTGTGGATGAAGTTTTGCTAATGTTGATGCGTGGACCCCATACCTATACAGGAGAGGATACAGTGGAGATAAACTGTCATGGTGGAATTCTGTCTGTTAAAAAGGTACTTGAAACTGTTATAAATCATGGTGCCCGCCCGGCTGAACCGGGAGAATTTACAAAAAGAGCGTTCTTAAGGGGACGTATTGATCTGTCTCAGGCGGAGGCTGTCATGGATGTGATTTCTGCCAAAAATGATTATGCGCTGAAGAATTCTTTGGGTCAGTTAAAAGGTTCTGTACTTGAAAAAATCAAAGATATCAGAGGTGCTATCTTATACGAGGATGCATATATCGAATCGGCTCTCGATGATCCGGAACACATTAATATTGACGGATATGGCTGTAAATTAAAAAACATTGTCGACGAACAGATAAAAAAAATAGATAAACTTTTATCTACGGCAGGTGAAGGAAAGATGATCCAGGAAGGAATTAAGACTGTGATTGTCGGAAAGCCGAATGTTGGGAAATCGTCTCTTTTAAATCTGCTGGCAGGAGAGGAAAAGGCTATCGTTACGGATGTTGCAGGAACTACCAGAGATATACTGGAAGAGACGATTAATCTGCAGGGAATCTCTTTGAAAATGCTAGACACTGCCGGAATTCGCGAAGCATCAGATAAGGTAGAACAGATAGGAGTTGAGCGTGCCAAAAAACATGCAAAAGATGCAGATCTGATTCTCTATGTGATTGACGCGAATGTTGTGCTCGATGATAATGATAGAGATATTATGGAACTGATATGTGATAAAAAATCAATTGTATTACTGAATAAAAGCGATCTTGATTGTGTTGTGGAAAAAGAAGATATAGAAAGTATACTTAAAGTACCTATTCTATCTGTATCTGCCAAGAAAGGTTTAGGAATTGAAGAGTTAGAAAATACTATTAAAGATTTGTTTTTTAATGGAGAAATTTCATTCAATGACGAAGTTTATATCACGAATGAACGACACAAGAAATCACTGCAGGACGCCAGAAAAAGCTTAGAATTAGTTGAAGAAAGTATTCGGTTAAATATGCCTGAAGATTTTTTTACTATTGATTTGGTGAATGCCTGTGAATCTCTGGGAGAAATTACAGGAGAGTCTGTCGGAGAGGATCTGGTAAATGAGATATTCAGTAAGTTTTGCACAGGAAAATAA
- the mnmG gene encoding tRNA uridine-5-carboxymethylaminomethyl(34) synthesis enzyme MnmG translates to MPHTEEYDVVVIGAGHAGCEAALACARLGLETIVFTISVDSIALMACNPNIGGTSKGHLVREIDALGGEMGKNIDRTFIQSKMLNKSKGPAVHSLRAQADKSEYSRSMRKVLENTDHLTIRQTEISDLIVDHGVLTGVKTIAGAIYQCKAAILCTGVYLNARCVYGDVSEYTGPNGLKPANHLTNSLISNGIEMYRFKTGTPARIDKRSIDFDKMEEQVGDKRVIPFSFSTNPDDVQIDQVSCWLTYTNEKTHEIIRDNLDRSPLYSGVIHGTGPRYCPSIEDKVVKFADKDRHQVFLEPEGLYTNEMYVSGMSSSMPEDVQHEMYRSVAGLEHAKIVRNAYAIEYDCINPMQLKSTLEFKKIKGLFSGGQFNGSSGYEEAAAQGLIAGINAAMEIQEQDFLILDRSESYIGVLIDDLVTKETHEPYRMMTSRAEYRLLLRQDNADLRLRKYGYQIGLINEKQYQALLKKEELIQEEIERVEHTFVGNTKNVQDYLEKMESTPLNSGSSLAELIRRPELNFQSLAEIDENRPPLPDDVKEQVNINIKYEGYIKRQMKQVDQFRKMENKKIPEEINYRNIKSLRNEAKQKLETIKPLSIGQASRISGVSPADISVLLVYLEQYKKSERYHE, encoded by the coding sequence ATGCCGCATACAGAAGAGTATGATGTAGTTGTGATAGGAGCAGGACATGCTGGCTGTGAAGCGGCCCTTGCATGTGCCAGATTAGGTCTTGAGACAATTGTTTTCACAATCAGTGTTGATTCTATCGCATTAATGGCATGCAATCCAAATATAGGAGGAACCTCGAAAGGACATCTGGTGCGTGAAATAGATGCCCTTGGAGGTGAAATGGGAAAAAATATTGACCGGACATTTATCCAGTCAAAGATGTTGAATAAATCGAAAGGTCCTGCAGTGCATTCACTGAGAGCTCAGGCAGATAAGAGTGAATACAGTCGTTCTATGAGAAAAGTCCTGGAGAATACGGACCATCTGACAATCAGGCAGACGGAAATCAGCGATTTGATTGTTGATCATGGCGTTCTTACAGGTGTCAAGACGATTGCAGGAGCCATATATCAATGTAAGGCTGCCATACTTTGTACGGGGGTTTATCTGAATGCGCGCTGTGTTTATGGAGATGTCAGCGAATATACAGGACCAAATGGGCTAAAGCCAGCCAATCATCTGACGAATTCTTTGATTTCTAATGGAATTGAGATGTATCGGTTTAAGACGGGTACTCCCGCACGAATAGATAAGAGAAGTATTGACTTTGATAAAATGGAAGAACAGGTAGGAGATAAGAGAGTAATTCCGTTTTCATTTTCTACCAATCCCGATGATGTACAGATTGATCAGGTTTCCTGCTGGCTTACGTATACGAATGAAAAAACACATGAGATTATTCGCGACAATCTGGATCGTTCACCTCTTTATTCAGGTGTTATACATGGAACTGGTCCTAGATACTGCCCGTCGATTGAAGATAAAGTAGTAAAATTTGCAGATAAGGATCGCCATCAGGTATTTTTGGAGCCGGAAGGTTTATATACGAATGAGATGTATGTCTCTGGAATGTCAAGTTCTATGCCTGAGGATGTTCAGCATGAGATGTATCGGTCAGTTGCAGGACTGGAACACGCCAAGATTGTTCGAAATGCATATGCAATTGAATATGACTGTATTAATCCCATGCAGTTGAAATCAACACTTGAATTTAAGAAAATAAAAGGTCTGTTCTCCGGCGGACAGTTCAACGGAAGCTCGGGATATGAAGAAGCAGCAGCGCAGGGTCTGATTGCAGGGATCAATGCTGCCATGGAGATTCAAGAACAGGACTTTCTGATCTTAGACAGGTCTGAATCCTATATAGGTGTGCTTATTGATGATTTGGTTACCAAGGAGACCCATGAACCTTACAGGATGATGACGAGCAGAGCGGAATATCGCCTCTTGCTCCGCCAGGATAATGCAGATTTAAGACTCCGCAAATATGGATATCAGATTGGTTTAATCAATGAAAAACAATATCAGGCTCTTTTGAAAAAAGAAGAACTGATTCAAGAGGAAATAGAGAGAGTGGAACATACCTTTGTCGGAAACACAAAGAATGTACAGGATTATTTAGAAAAAATGGAATCAACGCCGTTAAACAGCGGAAGCTCTCTGGCAGAACTAATTCGCAGGCCGGAACTCAACTTTCAGTCACTTGCAGAAATAGATGAAAATCGCCCTCCACTGCCTGATGATGTGAAAGAACAAGTAAATATTAACATCAAGTATGAAGGATATATCAAAAGACAGATGAAACAGGTAGATCAGTTCCGAAAGATGGAAAACAAAAAAATTCCAGAGGAAATCAATTATAGGAACATCAAAAGTCTTCGCAATGA